The following are encoded in a window of Arthrobacter antioxidans genomic DNA:
- the secF gene encoding protein translocase subunit SecF, whose protein sequence is MSRTNFATFGNELYSGKRSYPFVARRNLWFLIAGIALLISIIIPVVKGGFNLGIDFRGGSEFTVSSTQDRDPAIGERAVTDVVPEAVPRVTNIAGDTMRVQTERLSDDETLSVRDNLAGGYGVGEDQVTSSYVGPTWGEDVSRQALIGFGVFVLLAAILMALYFRTWKMAVAAMAALVVVMVVTAGLYSLSNFEVTPSAIIGFLTILSYALYDTVVVFDKIRENTSDMKTSTERTFAEQVNLAVNQTLVRSINTSVVAILPVASILFIGAFVLGAGTLQDLSLALFIGIILGTLGTIFIAAPLYAALRLNEPELKEQEEKVLARRSLAAASA, encoded by the coding sequence ATGAGCCGCACGAACTTCGCAACCTTCGGCAACGAGCTGTACTCGGGGAAGCGCTCCTACCCCTTCGTCGCCCGACGGAACCTCTGGTTCCTGATCGCCGGCATCGCCCTCCTGATCTCGATCATCATCCCGGTGGTCAAGGGCGGCTTCAACCTCGGGATCGACTTCCGGGGCGGCTCGGAATTCACCGTGTCCTCCACGCAGGACAGGGATCCCGCGATCGGCGAGCGGGCCGTGACCGACGTCGTCCCCGAGGCCGTCCCGCGTGTCACCAACATCGCGGGCGACACCATGCGCGTCCAGACGGAGCGCCTCTCCGACGACGAGACCCTGAGCGTCCGGGACAACCTGGCCGGCGGGTACGGCGTGGGCGAGGACCAGGTCACCTCGAGCTACGTGGGACCCACCTGGGGTGAGGACGTCAGCCGGCAGGCCCTGATCGGGTTCGGAGTGTTCGTGCTCCTGGCCGCGATCCTCATGGCGCTCTACTTCCGCACCTGGAAGATGGCGGTCGCCGCGATGGCCGCTCTCGTGGTGGTCATGGTCGTCACCGCGGGGCTCTACTCGCTGAGCAACTTCGAGGTCACGCCGTCGGCCATCATCGGCTTCCTGACGATCCTCAGCTACGCCCTGTACGACACCGTGGTGGTGTTCGACAAGATCCGCGAGAACACCTCCGACATGAAGACCTCCACCGAGCGGACCTTCGCCGAACAGGTCAACCTCGCGGTGAACCAGACACTCGTCCGGTCCATCAACACCTCCGTCGTCGCGATCCTCCCGGTCGCCTCGATCCTCTTCATCGGGGCCTTCGTGCTCGGTGCCGGTACCCTCCAGGACCTGTCGCTGGCCCTGTTCATCGGCATCATCCTCGGCACCCTCGGCACCATCTTCATCGCCGCGCCGCTCTACGCCGCGCTCCGGCTCAACGAACCGGAACTGAAGGAGCAGGAGGAGAAGGTCCTCGCCCGGCGCTCCCTGGCGGCGGCCTCCGCCTGA
- a CDS encoding RelA/SpoT family protein: MAEAVKPTGGPDGGPGASTAGGQGPIATDAVRPGPSRGLVQPESPTSAPSATSADQVAPGRRGRTRARIARLTGRGSSGYSPVLEPLLRTVRANNPKEDLDLIQRAYLVAERSHEGQTRKSGDPYITHPVAVATILAELGMTGTTLAAALLHDTVEDTSYTLEELKRDFGPEVAMLVDGVTKLDKVSFGDAAQAETVRKMVVAMAKDIRVLVIKLADRLHNARTWRFVSPASSAKKARETLEIFAPLAHRLGMNTIKWELEDLSFAALHPKVYEEIVRMVGDRTPEREKHLSLVRNQIEEDLRTVRIKATITGRPKHYYSIYQKMIVRGKDFDDIHDLMGVRVLVDSVRDCYATLGSLHSRWNPLPGRFKDYIAMPKFNMYQSLHTTVIGPGGKPVEIQIRTHDMHRRAEYGVAAHWKYKSGGRQLEAQDGGDMGWLRSLVDWQQETSDPNEFLDSLRFEINAREVFVFTPKGEVMALPAGSTPVDFAYAVHTEVGHRTIGARVNGKLVPLSSELNHGDSVEIFTSKAEGAGPSQDWQNFVKSPRARNKIRQWFTKERREEAVDKGKDLLTRAMRKQNLPLQRMMTHTALMTVAEELHHQDISALYAAVGDGHTSAQNVIEHLVALMGGHEGAEESIAETVVPAQPRRPKFSDSGVTVRGVGDVWVKLARCCTPVPPDPIIGFVTRGSGVSVHRTDCRNVQELRDQPDRIVPVDWAPTQSSVFLVEIQVEALDRKSLLSDVTSVLAENHVNILAASVNTSTDRVAMSRFAFEMGDPKYLSHILSAVRRIDGVFDVYRTTGSQRRP, encoded by the coding sequence ATGGCTGAAGCGGTGAAGCCCACGGGAGGGCCCGACGGCGGTCCGGGCGCCTCCACGGCGGGCGGGCAGGGCCCGATCGCGACGGACGCCGTGCGCCCCGGACCGTCCCGAGGGCTCGTGCAGCCGGAGTCGCCGACCTCCGCGCCGTCCGCGACGAGCGCCGACCAGGTGGCTCCCGGCAGGCGTGGGCGGACCCGCGCGCGCATCGCCCGGCTCACCGGCCGCGGCTCCTCCGGCTACTCGCCCGTCCTCGAGCCGCTCCTGCGCACGGTCCGGGCCAACAACCCGAAGGAAGACCTCGACCTCATCCAGCGCGCCTACCTCGTCGCGGAGCGCAGCCACGAGGGTCAGACACGCAAGAGCGGCGATCCGTACATCACGCACCCCGTCGCCGTCGCCACCATCCTGGCCGAGCTGGGCATGACCGGCACCACGCTCGCCGCGGCCCTCCTGCACGACACCGTCGAGGACACCTCGTACACCCTCGAGGAGCTCAAGCGCGATTTCGGGCCCGAGGTGGCCATGCTCGTGGACGGCGTGACGAAGCTGGACAAGGTGTCCTTCGGGGACGCCGCCCAGGCCGAGACGGTCCGCAAGATGGTCGTCGCCATGGCGAAGGACATCCGGGTCCTCGTCATCAAGCTCGCCGACCGGCTGCACAACGCCCGCACGTGGCGTTTCGTCTCGCCCGCCTCCTCCGCGAAGAAGGCCCGGGAGACCCTCGAGATTTTCGCACCGCTCGCCCACCGGCTGGGCATGAACACCATCAAGTGGGAGCTCGAGGACCTCTCCTTCGCGGCCCTGCACCCGAAGGTGTACGAGGAGATCGTCCGCATGGTGGGGGACAGGACCCCCGAGCGGGAGAAGCACCTGAGCCTCGTGCGGAACCAGATCGAGGAGGACCTGCGCACCGTCAGGATCAAGGCGACGATCACGGGACGGCCCAAGCACTACTACTCCATCTACCAGAAGATGATCGTCCGGGGTAAGGACTTCGACGACATCCACGACCTCATGGGCGTGCGCGTCCTGGTGGACAGCGTGCGCGACTGCTACGCGACCCTCGGCTCCCTGCATTCGCGCTGGAACCCCCTGCCCGGGCGGTTCAAGGACTACATCGCGATGCCGAAGTTCAACATGTACCAGTCGCTGCACACCACCGTGATCGGTCCGGGCGGCAAGCCCGTGGAGATCCAGATCAGGACCCACGACATGCACCGCCGTGCCGAGTACGGCGTCGCCGCCCACTGGAAGTACAAGAGCGGCGGCCGGCAGCTCGAGGCGCAGGACGGCGGTGACATGGGGTGGCTGCGCAGCCTCGTCGACTGGCAGCAGGAGACCTCGGACCCGAACGAGTTCCTCGATTCCCTGCGGTTCGAGATCAACGCGCGTGAGGTCTTCGTCTTCACCCCCAAGGGCGAGGTGATGGCGCTGCCGGCCGGGTCGACGCCCGTGGACTTCGCCTACGCGGTACACACCGAGGTGGGCCACCGGACCATCGGGGCAAGGGTGAACGGGAAGCTCGTCCCGCTCAGCAGCGAGCTGAACCACGGCGACTCGGTGGAGATCTTCACCTCGAAGGCCGAGGGGGCGGGGCCGAGCCAGGACTGGCAGAACTTCGTCAAGAGCCCGCGCGCCCGGAACAAGATCCGGCAGTGGTTCACGAAGGAGCGGCGCGAGGAGGCCGTGGACAAGGGCAAGGACCTGCTGACGCGTGCCATGCGCAAGCAGAACCTGCCGCTGCAGCGCATGATGACGCACACCGCCCTGATGACCGTGGCGGAGGAGCTCCACCACCAGGACATCTCGGCCCTCTACGCCGCCGTCGGTGACGGACACACCTCCGCCCAGAACGTCATCGAGCACCTCGTGGCCCTCATGGGCGGGCACGAGGGCGCCGAGGAGAGCATCGCCGAGACCGTGGTCCCGGCCCAGCCCCGGCGGCCCAAGTTCTCCGACTCCGGCGTGACCGTCCGCGGGGTCGGTGACGTCTGGGTGAAACTCGCGCGCTGCTGCACGCCCGTCCCGCCGGATCCGATCATCGGGTTCGTCACCCGCGGCTCGGGTGTCTCGGTGCATCGGACCGACTGCCGCAACGTGCAGGAGCTGCGCGACCAGCCGGACCGGATCGTGCCCGTGGACTGGGCTCCCACGCAGTCGAGCGTGTTCCTGGTCGAGATCCAGGTCGAGGCCCTCGACCGCAAGAGCCTGCTCTCCGACGTCACGAGCGTGCTCGCCGAGAACCACGTGAACATCCTCGCGGCCAGCGTGAACACGTCCACGGACAGGGTGGCGATGTCCCGCTTCGCCTTCGAGATGGGCGATCCCAAGTACCTCAGCCACATCCTCAGCGCCGTCCGGCGCATCGACGGCGTCTTCGACGTCTACCGGACCACCGGCTCGCAGCGCCGGCCCTGA
- a CDS encoding DUF349 domain-containing protein — translation MAQEAAAEESAGSAEPSDTVASGTPAEDAPAPAEEAPAQEAATPAAESPAEPEPVDAPEEEVEAPTAEAATPAAEASAEPAPVDVPAPAAAPPSAPSPQPSAPRPPLPTKMAPRPLKKATTSVAAPVAHSTPLAEAGRFARVEEDGHVFLLVDGEEHAVGQYPDATREEALAYFVRKYDDIVSQVALLEQRVQAKAPASDMAKTAKHLRAQVGERKVVGDVLALEARIDTLLEAIGGLEKAERAVQDELKAKELAAREAIVAEAEELADRDPSTVQWKASSTRMNELFELWKAAQKNGPRLGRGTEDSLWKRFRSARTIFDRHRRAYFSQLDSDNAEAKQAKESLIKRAEQLSGSTDWGQTAAEYRHLMDEWKASKRASRKDDDALWARFRAAQDRFFEARKAANEAVDEEYAGNLEVKEALLREAQQILPIRDLAAAKKALQSVRDRWDEAGKVPRADMGRIDAGLRKVEDAVRAADEEHWTKTNPETKARTNSALSQLEATIAQLKDDLADAERAGDAKRIASAREALAAREQWLDMLQRSAQDFS, via the coding sequence GTGGCACAGGAAGCAGCAGCGGAAGAGTCGGCCGGGTCCGCGGAGCCCTCGGACACCGTGGCGTCCGGGACACCTGCCGAGGACGCACCAGCTCCCGCCGAGGAGGCGCCCGCCCAGGAGGCAGCGACCCCCGCGGCTGAGTCCCCTGCCGAGCCCGAGCCGGTCGACGCTCCCGAGGAGGAGGTCGAGGCGCCGACTGCGGAGGCAGCGACCCCCGCGGCTGAGGCTTCTGCCGAGCCGGCGCCGGTCGACGTTCCGGCCCCCGCGGCCGCCCCGCCCAGCGCCCCGTCGCCCCAGCCGTCCGCTCCCCGCCCGCCGCTTCCCACGAAGATGGCACCGCGCCCGCTGAAGAAGGCGACGACGTCGGTGGCGGCGCCCGTCGCCCACAGCACGCCCCTCGCCGAAGCCGGCAGGTTCGCGCGCGTCGAGGAGGACGGCCACGTCTTCCTGCTCGTCGACGGCGAGGAGCACGCGGTCGGCCAGTACCCGGACGCGACGCGCGAGGAGGCCCTCGCCTACTTCGTGCGCAAGTACGACGACATCGTGAGCCAGGTGGCACTCCTCGAGCAGCGGGTGCAGGCGAAGGCGCCGGCGTCGGACATGGCCAAGACGGCCAAGCACCTGCGTGCGCAGGTCGGCGAACGCAAGGTGGTCGGCGACGTCCTGGCGCTCGAAGCGCGGATCGACACCCTGCTCGAGGCCATCGGAGGTCTGGAGAAGGCCGAGCGCGCCGTCCAGGACGAGCTGAAGGCGAAGGAACTCGCGGCCCGGGAGGCGATCGTCGCTGAAGCGGAGGAGCTCGCCGACCGCGATCCCTCCACCGTGCAGTGGAAGGCCAGCAGCACCCGGATGAACGAGCTCTTCGAGCTCTGGAAGGCCGCCCAGAAGAACGGACCGAGGCTCGGGCGGGGCACGGAGGATTCGCTCTGGAAGCGCTTCCGGTCCGCCCGCACCATCTTCGACCGCCATCGCCGTGCCTACTTCTCGCAACTGGACAGCGACAACGCGGAGGCGAAGCAGGCCAAGGAATCGCTCATCAAGCGCGCCGAGCAGCTGTCCGGCTCGACGGACTGGGGCCAGACCGCCGCCGAGTACCGGCATCTGATGGACGAGTGGAAGGCGTCCAAGCGCGCCAGCCGCAAGGACGACGACGCCCTGTGGGCCCGCTTCCGCGCCGCCCAGGACCGTTTCTTCGAGGCCCGGAAGGCCGCGAACGAAGCCGTCGACGAGGAGTACGCGGGCAATCTCGAGGTTAAGGAGGCACTGCTGCGGGAAGCCCAGCAGATCCTGCCGATCAGGGACCTCGCCGCCGCGAAGAAGGCCCTGCAGTCCGTCCGTGACCGGTGGGACGAGGCCGGGAAGGTCCCGCGCGCCGACATGGGCCGTATCGACGCCGGGCTCCGCAAGGTGGAGGACGCCGTCAGGGCCGCCGACGAGGAGCACTGGACGAAGACGAACCCCGAGACCAAGGCGCGCACCAACAGTGCCCTGAGCCAGCTCGAAGCGACCATAGCCCAGCTCAAGGACGACCTCGCCGACGCCGAGCGCGCAGGTGACGCCAAGAGGATCGCCTCGGCCCGCGAAGCGCTGGCAGCGCGGGAGCAGTGGCTCGACATGTTGCAGCGGTCGGCGCAGGACTTCTCCTAG
- the hisS gene encoding histidine--tRNA ligase: MARKASLSGFPEWLPEERLIELHVLEVLQRTFELHGFSSIETRAVETVDHLLRKGEIDKEVYAVSRLQADEASASESGLALHYDLTVPFARYVVENAGHLAFPFRRFQIQKCWRGERPQEGRAREFTQADIDVVGDGVLPFRYDVELALAVVEALGALPIPDFTLRVNNRKLAEGFYRAIGLEDTAAVLRSIDKLEKIGPEKVGVLLRDEVGADDEQVRLALDLAGIRTADTSFVERVRGLGVTNELLEEGLEELRQVVGEASRRAPGRVVADLSIARGLDYYTGTVYETVLDGHEGLGSICSGGRYDALARKGNRTFPGVGLSIGVTRIVSRILSQGFATVSRAVPTAVLVTLADDDAWSQAQDVATALRSRGISVEVAATAEKFGKQIKFADRRGIPFVWFTSADGSHEVKDIRSGDQVAADPSSWTPPADDLRPVVARA, translated from the coding sequence ATGGCCCGCAAGGCATCACTGTCAGGCTTTCCCGAGTGGCTCCCCGAGGAGCGCCTGATCGAGCTCCACGTGCTGGAGGTGCTGCAGCGCACGTTCGAGCTGCACGGGTTCTCCAGCATCGAGACCCGCGCCGTCGAGACCGTGGACCACCTCCTCCGCAAGGGCGAGATCGACAAGGAGGTCTACGCGGTCTCCCGCCTGCAGGCCGACGAGGCGTCCGCCTCGGAGAGCGGACTGGCGCTGCACTACGACCTCACCGTGCCGTTCGCACGCTACGTCGTCGAGAACGCCGGCCACCTCGCCTTCCCCTTCCGCCGGTTCCAGATCCAGAAGTGCTGGCGCGGCGAGCGGCCGCAGGAGGGCCGTGCCCGTGAGTTCACCCAGGCGGACATCGACGTCGTCGGCGACGGCGTCCTGCCGTTCCGGTACGACGTCGAACTCGCCCTCGCCGTCGTCGAGGCGCTCGGCGCCCTCCCGATCCCCGACTTCACCCTGCGCGTCAACAACCGGAAGCTCGCCGAGGGGTTCTACCGCGCGATCGGGCTCGAGGACACCGCGGCGGTGCTGCGCAGCATCGACAAGCTCGAGAAGATCGGCCCGGAGAAGGTGGGCGTACTGCTGCGCGACGAGGTCGGTGCGGACGACGAGCAGGTCCGCCTGGCCCTCGACCTCGCGGGCATCCGCACCGCGGACACCTCCTTCGTGGAGCGGGTCCGTGGTCTCGGCGTCACGAACGAACTCCTCGAGGAAGGACTCGAGGAGCTCCGGCAGGTCGTCGGCGAGGCGTCGCGGCGTGCGCCGGGCCGGGTGGTCGCGGACCTCAGCATCGCCCGGGGACTCGACTACTACACCGGGACCGTCTACGAGACGGTGCTCGACGGGCACGAGGGCCTCGGCTCCATCTGCTCCGGCGGCCGCTACGACGCGCTGGCCCGCAAGGGCAACCGCACCTTCCCGGGCGTCGGGCTGTCCATCGGCGTCACCCGGATCGTCTCGCGGATCCTCAGCCAGGGCTTCGCCACCGTCTCCCGTGCGGTCCCGACGGCGGTCCTGGTGACGCTCGCGGACGACGACGCCTGGTCGCAGGCCCAGGATGTCGCGACGGCGCTCCGGAGCCGCGGCATCTCCGTGGAGGTGGCCGCGACGGCCGAGAAGTTCGGGAAGCAAATCAAGTTCGCGGACCGCCGCGGCATCCCGTTCGTGTGGTTCACGTCGGCGGACGGCTCGCACGAGGTGAAGGACATCCGGTCGGGCGACCAGGTGGCGGCGGACCCGTCCTCGTGGACACCTCCGGCGGACGACCTCCGGCCCGTCGTCGCCCGCGCCTGA
- a CDS encoding APC family permease, with protein MTQPPGLRRAMGGFDATTVGVGAMIGAGAFVVFAPAGASAGALLPLAVVIAGLVAYCNAAATASLAVRYPSSGGTYVYGREQLGPWPGFLAGWGFVTGKLASCAAMALTFGLYSAPGAEKAAAVAAVVGLTGVNLLGVTRTALATRIIVSLVVPVLAFVVVVAITAPAAPSGSGSGGTGGVGGVLQAAALLFFAFAGYARIATMGEEVREPRRNIPRAIFGALGFTLVLYLLLALSLLHALGPEALAASTAPLRDVVDAGSPGGAAGVLDTVVVLAAALASLGALLALIAGVGRTSLAMARTGDLPSMLSRVSTRFAVPWAADVATAAVVVVLLLATDVLTVVGFSSFGVLVYYAIANVSAFTLTDRQWYAPRWLNAVGAAACLVLAFTLPAASVLTMLAVLAVGVAVRAVVLARRRRRA; from the coding sequence ATGACCCAGCCACCGGGATTGCGCCGCGCGATGGGCGGCTTCGACGCCACCACGGTCGGGGTCGGGGCGATGATCGGCGCGGGCGCCTTCGTGGTCTTCGCCCCCGCCGGCGCCTCGGCGGGGGCGCTGCTGCCCCTCGCCGTCGTCATCGCGGGCCTCGTCGCCTACTGCAACGCCGCGGCGACGGCCTCGCTCGCCGTCCGCTATCCCTCCAGCGGGGGGACCTACGTGTACGGCAGGGAGCAGCTGGGGCCCTGGCCCGGGTTCCTCGCCGGGTGGGGCTTCGTCACCGGCAAGCTGGCCTCCTGTGCGGCGATGGCCCTCACGTTCGGCCTGTACTCGGCGCCGGGCGCGGAGAAGGCCGCCGCCGTGGCCGCCGTCGTCGGCCTGACGGGGGTGAATCTCCTCGGGGTGACGCGGACGGCCCTCGCGACGCGCATCATCGTCTCGCTCGTGGTGCCCGTCCTGGCCTTCGTCGTCGTCGTGGCGATCACCGCCCCCGCGGCCCCGTCCGGGTCCGGCTCCGGTGGAACGGGCGGCGTGGGTGGCGTCCTGCAGGCCGCAGCCCTGCTGTTCTTCGCGTTCGCGGGCTATGCGCGCATCGCGACCATGGGCGAGGAGGTCCGTGAGCCGCGCCGGAACATCCCGCGGGCGATCTTCGGCGCCCTCGGGTTCACCCTCGTCCTGTACCTGCTCCTGGCACTCTCGCTGCTCCACGCCCTCGGCCCGGAGGCCCTCGCCGCCTCGACGGCGCCGCTGCGGGACGTCGTCGACGCGGGCTCGCCGGGAGGGGCTGCCGGGGTGCTCGACACGGTGGTCGTCCTCGCGGCGGCGCTCGCGAGCCTCGGTGCGCTGCTCGCCCTGATCGCGGGCGTGGGCCGTACGAGCCTCGCCATGGCCCGTACCGGGGACCTGCCGTCGATGCTCTCCCGCGTCTCGACGCGCTTCGCGGTGCCCTGGGCGGCGGACGTCGCGACCGCCGCCGTCGTGGTGGTGCTGCTGCTCGCCACGGACGTCCTGACCGTCGTCGGGTTCTCCAGCTTCGGGGTGCTCGTGTACTACGCGATCGCGAACGTCTCCGCCTTCACCCTCACCGACCGGCAGTGGTACGCCCCGCGCTGGCTCAATGCCGTCGGGGCGGCCGCCTGCCTCGTGCTCGCCTTCACGCTGCCGGCGGCGTCGGTGCTGACCATGCTCGCGGTGCTCGCCGTCGGGGTCGCCGTGCGGGCCGTGGTCCTGGCACGACGGCGGCGTCGGGCCTGA
- the aspS gene encoding aspartate--tRNA ligase, protein MLRTHELGSLRPEHVGQTVTLAGWVARRRDHGGVAFLDLRDASGVAQVVVREEDVFSSLRNEYVLQIVGEVQQRPEGNENPALPTGAIEVIADTVTILNTSDPLPFQIDEHVEVGEEARLRHRYLDLRRPGPQANLRLRSEASRIARELLHADGFVEIETPTLTRSTPEGARDFLVPARLAPGSWYALPQSPQLFKQLLQVGGFEKYYQLARCYRDEDFRADRQPEFTQLDIEASFVEEDDIIALGEQLVAALWKLIDVEIPLPIRRMTYAEAMAKYGSDKPDLRFGLELTELTEFFKDTGFGVFKAPYVGAVVMPGGASQPRRQLDAWQEWAKQRGAKGLAYVLIDDDGSLRGPVAKNLTDAEREGLAGATGANPGDCIFFAAGDRSSSRAILGAARVEIGRRTGLITEGDWAFVWIVDAPMFEPASAAVAAGDVAVGGGAWTAVHHAFTSPKPEFLDTFDTDPENAVAYAYDIVCNGNELGGGSIRIHQRDVQERVFAVMGLGKEEAQEKFGFLLEGFKYGAPPHGGIALGWDRVVSLLAGTDSIRDVIAFPKSGGGFDPLTAAPAPITAQQRKEAGVDAKPKAAAEG, encoded by the coding sequence GTGCTCCGCACGCATGAACTCGGCTCGCTTCGACCCGAGCACGTAGGACAAACGGTCACCCTGGCTGGATGGGTCGCCCGTCGCCGGGATCACGGCGGCGTCGCGTTCCTCGATCTCCGGGACGCCTCCGGCGTCGCGCAGGTCGTCGTCCGTGAGGAGGACGTGTTCTCGTCCCTGCGCAACGAGTACGTCCTGCAGATCGTCGGCGAGGTCCAGCAGCGACCCGAGGGCAACGAGAACCCGGCCCTCCCCACCGGCGCGATCGAGGTCATCGCGGACACCGTGACCATCCTCAACACCTCGGACCCCCTCCCGTTCCAGATCGACGAGCACGTCGAGGTGGGTGAGGAGGCACGCCTGCGCCACCGCTACCTCGACCTCCGGCGCCCCGGCCCCCAGGCCAACCTGCGCCTCCGGTCCGAGGCCAGCCGGATCGCCCGCGAGCTGCTGCACGCGGACGGGTTCGTGGAGATCGAGACCCCCACGCTCACCCGCTCCACGCCGGAGGGCGCCCGCGACTTCCTGGTGCCCGCGCGCCTCGCGCCCGGCTCCTGGTACGCGCTCCCGCAGTCCCCGCAGCTGTTCAAGCAGCTCCTGCAGGTCGGCGGCTTCGAGAAGTACTACCAGCTGGCCCGCTGCTACCGGGACGAGGACTTCCGCGCCGACCGCCAGCCCGAGTTCACCCAGCTCGACATCGAGGCCAGCTTCGTGGAGGAGGACGACATCATCGCCCTCGGCGAGCAGCTCGTCGCCGCGCTCTGGAAGCTGATCGACGTCGAGATCCCGCTGCCGATCCGCCGGATGACGTACGCCGAGGCAATGGCGAAGTACGGCTCGGACAAGCCGGACCTCCGCTTCGGGCTCGAGCTGACCGAACTGACCGAGTTCTTCAAGGACACCGGCTTCGGCGTCTTCAAGGCTCCCTACGTGGGCGCCGTCGTCATGCCCGGCGGCGCGTCGCAGCCGCGCCGCCAGCTGGACGCCTGGCAGGAGTGGGCGAAGCAGCGCGGGGCCAAGGGCCTCGCGTACGTCCTCATCGACGACGACGGCAGCCTCCGCGGGCCCGTCGCCAAGAACCTCACTGACGCCGAGCGCGAGGGCCTGGCCGGCGCGACCGGGGCCAACCCGGGCGACTGCATCTTCTTCGCGGCCGGTGACCGGTCGTCGTCGCGCGCCATCCTCGGTGCCGCCCGGGTCGAGATCGGCCGGCGCACGGGGCTCATCACGGAGGGTGACTGGGCCTTCGTGTGGATCGTCGACGCGCCCATGTTCGAGCCTGCCTCCGCAGCCGTCGCCGCGGGCGACGTCGCCGTCGGTGGCGGCGCGTGGACGGCCGTCCACCACGCCTTCACCTCCCCGAAGCCCGAGTTCCTCGACACGTTCGACACCGATCCGGAGAACGCGGTCGCCTACGCTTACGACATCGTCTGCAACGGCAACGAGCTCGGCGGCGGATCCATCCGTATCCACCAGCGCGACGTGCAGGAGCGCGTGTTCGCGGTCATGGGCCTCGGCAAGGAGGAAGCACAGGAGAAGTTCGGCTTCCTCCTCGAGGGCTTCAAGTACGGCGCGCCTCCGCACGGCGGGATCGCCCTGGGCTGGGATCGGGTGGTCTCGCTCCTCGCGGGGACCGATTCCATCCGGGACGTCATCGCGTTCCCGAAGTCCGGCGGCGGGTTCGACCCCCTGACCGCGGCGCCCGCGCCGATCACGGCGCAGCAGCGCAAGGAGGCCGGCGTGGACGCCAAGCCGAAGGCCGCCGCCGAGGGGTGA
- the pnuC gene encoding nicotinamide riboside transporter PnuC produces the protein MDFLQWLFEARIPVGNGSLLLREVVGNVFGLLSAFGGMRRRVWAWPVGIIGNVLLLTVFLGSLFGAASAANLLGQAGRQVMFIAVSIYGWRRWRASRDHGGQAVEPRWAGTTARLGMVSFMIVGTFALTPLFRLLGSYEPVWADAWTFVGSLLATYGMAKGWVEFWLVWVAVDIVGVPLLFSAGYYASAFMYVFYGAFTLVGFFVWARAQRTEKPRIETLLPDPTLR, from the coding sequence ATGGACTTTCTGCAGTGGCTCTTCGAAGCCCGCATCCCCGTAGGCAACGGCTCGCTCCTGCTGCGCGAAGTGGTGGGTAACGTCTTCGGGCTCCTCAGCGCCTTCGGCGGCATGCGCCGGCGCGTCTGGGCCTGGCCGGTCGGGATCATCGGCAACGTGCTGCTCCTCACCGTCTTCCTCGGATCCCTCTTCGGCGCCGCGAGCGCCGCCAACCTGCTGGGCCAGGCCGGCCGGCAGGTCATGTTCATCGCCGTCTCCATCTACGGGTGGCGCCGGTGGCGGGCCAGCCGCGACCACGGCGGCCAGGCCGTCGAGCCCCGCTGGGCCGGGACGACGGCGCGCCTCGGGATGGTCTCCTTCATGATCGTGGGCACCTTCGCCCTCACGCCCCTGTTCCGCCTGCTCGGCTCGTACGAGCCCGTCTGGGCCGACGCGTGGACGTTCGTCGGGTCCCTGCTCGCCACCTACGGCATGGCCAAGGGCTGGGTGGAGTTCTGGCTCGTGTGGGTCGCCGTGGACATCGTCGGGGTCCCCCTGCTGTTCAGCGCGGGCTACTACGCCAGCGCCTTCATGTACGTGTTCTACGGGGCCTTCACGCTCGTCGGCTTCTTCGTGTGGGCACGCGCCCAGCGCACCGAGAAGCCGCGCATCGAGACCCTCCTCCCGGATCCGACGCTGCGATGA